A region of Solanum dulcamara chromosome 7, daSolDulc1.2, whole genome shotgun sequence DNA encodes the following proteins:
- the LOC129896162 gene encoding uncharacterized protein LOC129896162, giving the protein MRIVSNDSLLVDSSETEPILSQIAIVEESEDTSHSTEITEDCLETAGDLPSVGVYEIQSLSHAELSQCRICLDNEGEDLIAPCHCKGTQKYVHRSCLDNWRSTKEGFAFAHCTECRAKFILRANVPPDRWWLRLKFQFLVARDHAFIFLVVQLIVAFLGILVYKFYGEELREMFGYREHPYGFYTMAVLAIVLVGLLYGFFIAIICGQRISERHYHVLAKKELTKEYVVEDRERLMKDVPELDPDHVTELRMLGLY; this is encoded by the exons ATGCGAATAGTGTCAAATGATAGCCTGTTAGTGGATAGTTCAGAAACAGAGCCCATCTTATCTCAGATTGCTATTGTTGAGGAATCTGAGGACACTTCACATTCAACTGAAATTACTGAGGATTGTTTGGAGACTGCTGGTGACTTGCCAAGTGTTGGAGTCTACGAAATTCAATCTTTGTCACATGCTGAACTGTCCCAGTGTCGCATATGCTTGGACAATGAAG GAGAAGATCTGATTGCGCCCTGCCATTGTAAAGGAACACAAAAGTATGTCCATAGATCATGTCTCGATAACTGGAGATCAACTAAG GAGGGATTTGCTTTTGCTCACTGTACCGAATGCAGGGCAAAGTTCATATTACGGGCAAATGTCCCACCTGATCGCTGGTGGTTGAGATTAAAATTTCAATTCCTTGTGGCAAGAGACCATGCATTCATTTTTCTCGTTGTTCAGTTG ATTGTAGCATTCTTAGGTATACTTGTGTACAAATTCTACGGAGAAGAACTAAGGGAAATGTTTGGCTACCGAGAGCATCCATATGGCTTTTATACAATGGCAG TTTTGGCAATTGTACTGGTGGGTTTGCTTTATGGTTTCTTCATAGCAATAATTTGTGGACAGAGAATTAGTGAACGTCATTATCACGTCCTTGCCAAAAAAGAACTCACAAAG GAATATGTGGTAGAAGATCGGGAAAGGTTAATGAAAGACGTCCCAGAACTTGATCCTGATCACGTTACAGAGCTAAGAATGCTGGGGCTCTATTGA